A DNA window from Parabacteroides johnsonii DSM 18315 contains the following coding sequences:
- a CDS encoding DNA topoisomerase IV subunit B — translation MDELNSTMQQPTAYNDDDIKTLDWMEHIRRRPGMYIGKLGDGSYADDGIYVLLKEVLDNSIDEYMMGYGKTIEVTVEEGTVSVRDYGRGVPLGKVVDVSSKMNTGAKYDSKAFKKSVGLNGVGIKAVNALSSYFLITSHRDGECKRVEYSKAVITEEAPICPTEEANGTLTYFIPDKEIFKDYQYKDEYIESLLKNYVFLNSGLTIIFNGKKFHSRNGLVDLLNENMTTEPLYPIVHLKGEDIEVVITHSNQYGEEYYSFVNGQHTTQGGTHLSAFREALGRVIKEYYNKNFEYSDIRAGVVAAISIKVEEPVFESQTKTKLGSKDMGPDGPSVGKFIGDFIKKELDNYLHKNAETSDALLRKIQESEKERKAIAGVTKLARERAKKANLHNKKLRDCRIHLNDTKGDNLEDSCIFITEGDSASGSITKSRDPNLQAVFSLRGKPLNSFGLTKKIVYENEEFNLLQAALNIEDGLEGLRYNKVIIATDADVDGMHIRLLLITFFLQFFPDLIKRNHVYILQTPLFRVRNKQKTWYCYSEEERVNAIAAAGKNAEITRFKGLGEISPDEFKHFIGKDIRLDPVTMKKEDLVKDMLEFYMGKNTMERQNFIIDNLVVEEDVVN, via the coding sequence ATGGACGAACTAAATTCAACAATGCAACAGCCGACAGCGTACAACGATGACGATATCAAGACGCTTGACTGGATGGAACATATCCGTCGCCGTCCCGGTATGTATATCGGGAAGTTAGGAGACGGTAGTTATGCCGATGACGGTATTTATGTATTGCTGAAAGAGGTGCTGGATAACTCCATCGACGAATATATGATGGGTTACGGTAAAACCATAGAAGTGACCGTTGAAGAAGGCACCGTCTCCGTACGCGACTATGGCCGCGGTGTTCCGCTGGGCAAAGTGGTCGACGTCTCCAGCAAGATGAATACCGGGGCGAAGTACGATAGTAAGGCTTTCAAAAAGTCAGTCGGATTGAACGGAGTCGGTATCAAGGCCGTAAATGCGCTGAGCAGCTACTTCCTGATCACCAGCCATCGCGATGGCGAATGCAAGCGAGTGGAATACAGCAAGGCGGTCATCACAGAGGAAGCCCCGATCTGCCCGACGGAGGAGGCAAACGGGACGCTTACCTATTTCATCCCGGACAAGGAGATATTCAAGGATTACCAGTATAAAGACGAATATATCGAGAGCCTGCTGAAGAATTATGTGTTCCTCAACTCCGGACTGACGATTATCTTCAACGGCAAGAAGTTCCATTCACGCAACGGCCTTGTGGACCTGCTGAACGAGAACATGACGACAGAGCCTTTATATCCGATCGTCCACCTGAAGGGAGAAGACATAGAAGTAGTCATTACCCACAGTAACCAGTACGGGGAAGAATATTACTCGTTTGTCAACGGCCAGCATACGACACAGGGAGGCACGCACCTTTCCGCCTTCCGCGAGGCGTTGGGACGTGTCATAAAAGAATACTACAACAAGAACTTCGAATACTCGGACATCCGCGCCGGCGTGGTGGCGGCCATCAGCATCAAGGTGGAGGAACCAGTATTCGAGAGTCAGACAAAGACCAAGTTAGGCTCGAAAGACATGGGACCGGACGGGCCTTCGGTCGGCAAGTTTATCGGGGACTTCATCAAGAAGGAACTGGACAACTATCTACACAAGAATGCGGAGACATCGGATGCCCTGCTACGCAAGATCCAAGAATCGGAGAAAGAGCGCAAGGCAATTGCCGGGGTGACCAAGCTGGCCCGCGAACGGGCGAAAAAGGCAAACCTGCACAACAAGAAGCTGCGCGACTGCCGTATCCACCTGAACGACACGAAAGGCGACAATCTGGAAGACAGCTGCATCTTCATCACCGAGGGAGACTCAGCAAGCGGTTCTATCACGAAAAGCCGCGATCCGAACCTGCAAGCGGTGTTCAGCCTTCGTGGTAAGCCGTTGAACAGTTTCGGGCTGACCAAGAAAATCGTGTACGAGAACGAAGAGTTCAACCTGCTACAGGCCGCCTTGAACATAGAAGACGGACTGGAAGGTTTGCGCTACAACAAAGTGATCATTGCGACCGATGCCGATGTGGACGGTATGCACATCCGCTTGTTGCTAATCACCTTCTTCCTTCAGTTCTTCCCGGACCTGATCAAGCGGAACCATGTCTATATCCTGCAAACGCCGTTGTTCCGCGTACGCAACAAACAGAAGACCTGGTATTGCTACAGCGAGGAAGAGCGCGTGAACGCAATCGCCGCCGCCGGGAAAAACGCCGAGATCACCCGATTCAAAGGTTTGGGAGAGATCTCGCCGGACGAGTTCAAGCATTTTATCGGAAAGGATATCCGCCTGGACCCGGTTACCATGAAGAAAGAGGACCTCGTAAAAGATATGCTGGAGTTCTATATGGGCAAGAATACGATGGAGCGACAGAACTTTATCATTGATAACTTAGTTGTAGAAGAAGATGTGGTCAATTGA
- a CDS encoding S41 family peptidase has translation MKRILLPLLILSVFAASMSAQRGNNIDARKLQLALYAISNLYVDSTSETKLVEDAIVGMLEKLDPHSTYTDPEETKEMTEPLQGNFDGIGIQFNMLTDTLYVIQVIPGGPSEKVGLMAGDRIIMVDDTLIAGVKMKNTDVMKRLRGPKNTEVRVKVLRGGVPDLIEFKITRGKIPVYSLDAAYMADKTTGYIKLNRFAASSADEFREALEKLKKQGMKNLILDLQGNGGGYLNIAIDLADEFLGKDKLIVYTEGNKQPREEAKSSARGGFEEGRLVVLVDETSASASEILSGAVQDWDRGVVVGRRTFGKGLVQKPIPMPDGSMIRLTVARYYTPTGRSIQKPYVNGNQEQYNHDLIDRYNRGELMSEDSIHFPDSMKYNTLETKRIVYGGGGIMPDVFIPVDTSRYTDYHRSVVAAGLVNRIAMNYLDRHRAELNKKYPKFAQYKQNFNVTDDMMQELVTLAKDDKIEFNEEQYNRSKPLIMLQIKALIARDLYDMAEYFQVINDDNESFQEALRLINDDQRYEKELGR, from the coding sequence ATGAAACGAATTTTACTTCCACTCCTTATATTGAGTGTGTTTGCCGCTTCGATGTCGGCACAGCGCGGCAACAACATAGATGCCCGTAAGCTCCAGTTGGCCCTGTATGCCATCTCCAATCTATATGTAGACTCTACAAGTGAAACGAAGCTGGTGGAGGATGCCATCGTCGGCATGTTGGAAAAGCTGGACCCTCACTCTACCTATACGGACCCGGAAGAGACGAAAGAGATGACGGAACCGTTGCAGGGGAATTTCGACGGGATCGGTATCCAGTTCAATATGCTGACAGATACTTTATATGTGATCCAGGTAATTCCCGGCGGACCTTCGGAAAAGGTCGGTCTGATGGCCGGTGACCGCATCATCATGGTGGACGACACGCTGATTGCCGGCGTCAAGATGAAGAATACGGATGTGATGAAACGCTTGCGTGGCCCGAAGAATACGGAAGTGCGGGTAAAGGTCCTGCGCGGCGGAGTACCCGACCTGATCGAATTCAAGATCACACGTGGAAAGATTCCGGTATACAGTCTGGATGCCGCTTACATGGCGGATAAGACTACCGGATACATCAAACTGAACCGCTTTGCCGCCTCGTCGGCCGACGAATTCCGGGAAGCATTGGAGAAACTGAAGAAACAGGGAATGAAGAACTTGATTCTTGACTTGCAGGGGAATGGCGGGGGATATCTGAATATCGCGATCGACCTGGCCGACGAGTTCTTAGGTAAAGACAAGTTGATCGTTTACACCGAAGGAAACAAACAACCGCGCGAAGAAGCCAAGTCTTCGGCTCGTGGTGGTTTTGAAGAGGGACGTTTGGTCGTACTGGTAGATGAGACATCCGCATCCGCCAGTGAAATCCTTTCCGGCGCAGTGCAGGATTGGGACCGTGGCGTTGTCGTAGGCCGCCGTACGTTCGGAAAAGGGCTGGTGCAAAAACCGATCCCGATGCCTGACGGCTCGATGATCCGCCTGACGGTTGCCCGCTATTATACGCCTACAGGCCGTTCCATCCAAAAACCGTATGTCAACGGCAACCAGGAACAATACAACCATGACCTGATCGACCGCTACAACCGGGGCGAGCTGATGAGCGAGGACAGCATTCATTTCCCCGATTCGATGAAATACAATACGTTGGAGACAAAACGCATCGTGTATGGCGGTGGAGGTATCATGCCGGATGTCTTTATCCCGGTCGACACGTCCCGCTACACGGACTATCATCGTAGCGTCGTAGCCGCCGGCTTGGTGAACCGCATCGCCATGAATTATCTGGACCGCCATCGTGCCGAACTGAACAAGAAATATCCGAAGTTCGCCCAATACAAGCAGAACTTCAACGTAACAGACGACATGATGCAGGAGTTGGTCACACTGGCTAAAGATGACAAGATCGAATTCAACGAAGAGCAATACAACCGTTCCAAACCGCTTATCATGCTTCAGATCAAGGCGCTTATCGCACGCGACCTGTATGATATGGCCGAATACTTCCAGGTCATCAACGACGACAACGAAAGCTTCCAGGAAGCCTTGCGCCTCATCAACGACGACCAACGGTACGAAAAAGAACTGGGACGGTAA
- the coaD gene encoding pantetheine-phosphate adenylyltransferase — translation MWSIDNKRIALFPGTFDPFTIGHESLVSRGLELVDEIIISIGINDTKRTHFSLEKRLEAIRNLYKDEPRVRVMSYDSLTVDFAQQMNAGFILRGIRTVNDFEYEKSIADVNRKLSGIETFILFTEPEHTHISSSIVRELLRYGKDISQFVPKGTNLY, via the coding sequence ATGTGGTCAATTGACAATAAACGTATCGCTCTTTTCCCCGGAACGTTCGACCCTTTCACGATCGGGCACGAATCGTTGGTAAGCCGCGGACTCGAGTTGGTGGACGAGATCATTATCTCGATCGGTATCAACGACACGAAACGTACTCATTTCTCGCTGGAGAAACGGCTGGAGGCAATCCGGAATCTCTACAAGGACGAGCCGCGCGTACGGGTTATGTCGTACGACTCGCTGACGGTCGACTTCGCCCAACAGATGAATGCCGGCTTTATCCTGCGCGGCATTCGTACGGTGAACGATTTCGAATATGAAAAGAGCATAGCCGACGTGAACCGCAAGCTGAGCGGGATCGAGACATTTATTCTTTTTACGGAACCGGAACATACGCATATCAGCTCCAGCATCGTGCGGGAGTTGCTGCGTTACGGAAAAGATATTTCCCAGTTTGTGCCGAAAGGAACAAACCTTTATTAA